The Juglans regia cultivar Chandler chromosome 2, Walnut 2.0, whole genome shotgun sequence genome includes a window with the following:
- the LOC108985875 gene encoding ferric reduction oxidase 8, mitochondrial: MAKAILLAITKVLMILLFTGWISLWLLKPTQLWTRKWKGAEETARSTVLGYYGLDFLVYTFPLIALAITGLVYLDLKAREPKNRQGRTTHVTFSNPVVVNSLIGVLSGIEILAVFLFVLFLAWTFYAHISNDFKKLMPDKKLKLNLWQLKYLRVATRFGLLAEACLALLLLPILRGLAIFRLLGIQFEASVRYHIWVGTAMLTFATLHGASTLFIWGISHHIQDEIWKWQKTGRIYLAGEIGLVTGLVIWITALPQIRRKNFELFYYTHHLYIVFLVFFLFHGGDRHFYMVFPGIFLFGLDKILRIVQSRPESCILAARVFPSKAIELILPKDPSLKYTPTSVLFMKIPSISKCQWHSFSITSSSSVNDDSMSVIIKCEGWWTNSLYDLIQADLDSDSDQTKCIPIAVEGPYGPASVDFLRYDSLLMIAGGIGITPFLSILQEIASAQTSGKYRFPTRVQLIYVVKKSQDVCVLNSISSLFQSQSTERWHLKLKVFVTQEVQDGPTVRELLCDSSQVRTAQFNTKCSNYAIYGLESLLCIAALAGFASIVFLVFLICLNRIFVPSQKKASKEKTPSWVADLLLISSFVIALICSTLVAVILRWRRLKNETPLIFQKQGKAMDVESRMALEEHEVHFGGRPDFQDIFAKFPNETGGSDIGVMVCGPESMKESVATVCQHKSQGFKMGGAKKNKPHFSFHPLNFTL; encoded by the exons ATGGCAAAGGCCATTCTTCTTGCTATTACAAAGGTATTAATGATTCTACTATTTACCGGTTGGATTTCCCTTTGGCTTCTAAAGCCCACACAACTGTGGACAAGGAAATGGAAAGGAGCCGAAGAGACTGCTAGGAGTACTGTGCTTGGATATTATG GTCTTGATTTTCTTGTGTATACATTTCCCCTGATTGCTTTGGCTATAACCGGACTTGTTTACTTGGATCTGAAAGCCAGGGAACCAAAAAACAG GCAAGGAAGGACTACACATGTGACTTTCTCAAATCCAGTGGTTGTGAACAGTCTTATTGGTGTTCTCTCCGGTATTGAAATTCTGGCAGTGTTTCTGTTTGTCCTTTTCTTAGCATGGACTTTCTATGCCCACATCTCTAATGATTTCAAGAAGTTGATGCCAGACAAAAAACTCAAGTTGAATTT ATGGCAACTCAAGTACTTAAGAGTGGCAACCCGGTTTGGTTTGCTAGCAGAAGCCTGCCTGGCTTTGTTGCTTCTGCCAATTTTAAGGGGGCTGGCAATCTTTCGCTTACTTGGCATTCAGTTTGAAGCTTCAGTAAGATACCACATCTGGGTTGGGACAGCAATGCTAACTTTTGCCACTTTACATGGTGCAAGCACCTTGTTCATCTGGGGGATCAGTCACCACATTCAGGACGAG ATATGGAAATGGCAGAAAACTGGGAGGATATACCTTGCTGGGGAGATTGGTCTTGTTACAGGGCTAGTGATCTGGATTACAGCACTTCCTCAGATAAGGAGGAAAAACTTTGAACTCTTCTATTACACGCATCATCTCTACATAGTCTTCCTAGTATTTTTCCTGTTTCATGGTGGAGATCGGCACTTCTATATGGTTTTCCCCGGAATTTTCCTGTTTGGCCTTGACAAAATACTCCGAATCGTACAATCAAGACCAGAATCTTGCATTCTTGCAGCACGTGTCTTCCCTTCCAAAGCCATAGAGCTTATTTTGCCCAAGGATCCAA GCTTGAAGTATACCCCGACAAGCGTGCTATTTATGAAGATACCAAGTATCTCCAAATGTCAGTGGCACTCTTTCAGTATAACCTCGAGCTCTAGTGTCAATGATGATTCCATGTCTGTCATAATTAAATGTGAAGGATGGTGGACAAATTCGCTCTATGACTTGATACAAGCTGATCTAGACTCAGATTCGGACCAGACGAAGTGCATACCAATAGCAGTTGAAGGCCCTTATGGACCTGCCTCGGTCGACTTCCTAAG ATATGACAGTCTACTTATGATCGCCGGGGGAATTGGGATAACTCCATTTCTAAGCATTTTACAGGAAATTGCCTCGGCACAAACCAGTGGCAAATATAGATTCCCCACAAGAGTGCAACTTATATATGTTGTGAAGAAATCTCAAGATGTATGTGTGTTAAACTCAATCTCATCTCTGTTCCAGAGCCAGTCAACAGAAAGATGGCATCTAAAACTAAAAGTTTTTGTGACTCAAGAAGTGCAAGATGGTCCAACTGTAAGAGAACTTCTATGTGATTCATCTCAAGTTCGAACTGCACAGTTCAACACAAAATGTTCGAATTATGCAATATATGGACTTGAAAGTCTGCTCTGTATTGCAGCCTTGGCTGGATTTGCCTCCATTGTTTTCCTTGTGTTCCTTATTTGTCTCAATCGTATCTTTGTTCCCTCCCAAAAGAAGGCCTCCAAGGAAAAGACTCCTTCTTGGGTTGCTGATCTACTTCTCATATCTTCATTTGTCATAGCTTTAATATGCTCCACTTTGGTGGCAGTCATTTTGAGATGGAGAAGGCTGAAGAATGAGACTCCACTAATCTTCCAAAAACAAGGCAAAGCCATGGATGTAGAATCAAGGATGGCCCTTGAGGAACATGAAGTCCATTTTGGAGGAAGGCCCGACTTCCAAG ATATATTTGCAAAGTTTCCAAATGAAACGGGTGGATCTGATATTGGAGTCATGGTGTGTGGACCTGAATCAATGAAAGAGTCAGTAGCTACAGTCTGCCAGCATAAGTCTCAAGGTTTCAAGATGGGGGGCGCCAAGAAAAATAAACCACACTTCAGTTTCCACCCCCTCAACTTCACACTCTAG